From a single Solanum dulcamara chromosome 4, daSolDulc1.2, whole genome shotgun sequence genomic region:
- the LOC129887968 gene encoding 26S proteasome non-ATPase regulatory subunit 7 homolog A, translating into MDVIKSQQISSRPIEKVIVHPLVLLSIVDHYNRVARDTRKRVVGVLLGTSFKGTVDVTNSYAVPFEEDDRDPSIWFLDHNYHESMFSMFRRINAKEHVVGWYSTGPKLRENDLNIHGLFNDYVPTPVLVIIDVQPKELGIPTKAYYAVEEVKENATQKSQNVFVHVPSEIAAHEVEEIGVEHLLRDVKDTTISTLATEVTGKLAALKGLDARLQEIRSYLDLVIDGKLPLNHEILYHLQDVFNLLPNLNVAELVKAFSVKTNDMMLVIYLSSLIRSVIALHNLINNKMLNKEHEKAEDSKPRAVPTTAGS; encoded by the exons ATGGATGTAATCAAATCTCAGCAAATATCTTCGAGGCCGATTGAGAAGGTGATAGTTCATCCGCTTGTGCTTTTGAGCATCGTAGACCACTACAACAGAGTTGCAAGAGATACAAGGAAACGTGTTGTTGGGGTTTTGCTTGGAACTTCATTTAAAGGCACTGTTGATGTTACTAATAGCTATGCAG TGCCCTTTGAGGAGGATGACAGGGACCCAAGTATCTGGTTTCTTGACCATAACTATCATGAATCAATGTTTTCCATGTTCCGTAGGATAAACG CAAAGGAGCATGTTGTTGGTTGGTATAGCACTGGTCCCAAACTTCGGGAGAATGACCTCAACATTCATGGGCTTTTTAATGA CTACGTCCCTACTCCTGTCTTGGTTATAATCGACGTCCAGCCTAAGGAGCTAGGAATACCAACTAAGGCATACTATGCAGTTGAGGaagttaaagag AATGCAACTCAGAAAAGCCAGAATGTGTTTGTGCATGTACCTTCAGAAATCGCTGCTcatgaagttgaagaaattg GTGTTGAGCACTTGCTAAGGGATGTGAAAGATACTACAATCAGTACCCTTGCAACTGAG GTAACTGGGAAACTGGCAGCTTTGAAGGGATTGGATGCTCGACTTCAAGAGATTCGAAGTTATTTAGATCTTGTCATTGATGGGAAGCTCCCCTTGAACCATGAGATTCTATACCATCTGCAG GATGTCTTCAACCTATTGCCAAATCTAAATGTTGCTGAATTAGTTAAAGCATTTTCAG TGAAAACGAATGATATGATGTTGGTCATATATCTATCTTCACTTATCCGAAGTGTAATTGCTCTCCATAACTTGATCAACAACAAG